GGTGACCATTGGATTTCTTCCACGAGGGTCTGAAGCTGTTCAAGCTCTGACCTCCAAGCTCGCACCTCTTCAGGCCCATCTTGCACTTTGTCGTAGATCTTCTTGCATAGTCGAACAACCTTGATGGTCTGTTCGGTGAATTGCGTTGTGGCGGTCGCAATGGCGAGGGCGTCTCCCATCTTGTCTCAGTCGGTTGGGCTCGCTTCGGCCGGTGCCCTTGGCTTCGAGTCGCTCAGAGTCTCGCGCTCGGGTTCGCTCGGGGCTTGGTGTTGCTTCGTTCGGTACGATGATGAACAGGTCAGAAAGGATGAAAGATGGTGGAGGGGGCGGAGCCGGGTTTATGTGTCTGGAACCAGGCTGTGGCAGCCACCGCCTGCAGGTGAGGCCTCAGCCCCGACGTGTTGCTGGCAGGGTCGCCTTGCGTGcgaaccatccatccagaCTTGGCCGTACAGCTCGTACCGAACTGCGCGATGAAGATGTGATTATTTTGGGCTTTTATAAGGTAAAATCGTCTAATAGACATCATATACATGGAAGATATAATGCATTTATAAGGGCTGTTTTTATTTTCCTAGATATTATCGTGAGACTACCTATCCTAAGTATTAGATCGTGCAATAGTATCATAAGTGAGAGGTTACAGTTCTGTCATCCTCTCACCGCGCGCAGAGGAGAAGGTATTCCCAAGACATTGAGCGCAATACGTAACATTACTTATGCAAGATGAGGCAAAAGTATACAATAAATGATCCCCGTCTGTGTTGGTAGTCCTGCAATATAGGAAGCAAACCTAAACATCCTCTCAACCTATCAGCACCGTACTTATCAAGAGACATTCCGGTCTGCGACCCCGCCTCGCCGTGTTACACACCTCTACGTCAGAATGTCTTATCAGCCTCCCTCACAAAGAGGCGCCCGTGGAAGCGGGGAAGACTCTTCCTTTCACACACAGGTAGACTCGATAAACAATGGCTTCAACCGTCGAAATCTCTCTGCCCAACGGCCTCAAGTACAAGCAGCCCACCGGCCTCTTCATCGACAACAAGTTTGTCGATGCGACGGGCGATGACTTTACCGTGTACAACCCAGCGTGCGTCCCCCACCTCTATTTCTCTTGCTTTTGCTGACCAAGTCAAAGAACCGATGAGAAAATCATCGCTATCAAGGGCGCCTCGGAAAAAGACGTCGACAAAGCTGTAGATGCAGCTCGCCGTGCTTTCGAAGGTGAATGGTCAGAGCTTGCGGCCGTCGATCGCGGTGCTATCTTGTACAAGATTGCCGAGCTGATTGACCGCGATCGCAAGCTTCTTGCCAGCATTGATGCATTTGACAATGGCAAGGTATGAACTCCCAATTGacaaaagaaaagagtcaTGAGCTTACAATTGGTAGACGTATACCGCGGCACTTGAAGGTGATCTCGATGAATCTTACAACGTCTTTCGGTACTATGCTGGTGCCGCTGATAAGATCACCGGTCGGACGATTGAGACTTCACCGGCGAAGCTTGCATACGTACTCCAAGAACCTCTGGGAGTATGCGGTCAAATCATCCCCTGGTAATCGTCCCAATACAATACCATTGAACAAGACGGGGTATTGACCAAGCCTAGGAACTTCCCCTTCATGATGCTAGCCTGGAAAGTCGCCCCAGCCCTAGCATGCGGCAACACCGTCGTCCTCAAACCCGCCGAGCAAACGCCCCTCTCAGCAATGTATTTTGGCAACCTCGTCATCGAAGCCGGCCTCCCCCCAGGCGTCGTTAACATCATTCCGGGCCTGGGCTCCGTGGCGGGTAAGGCGCTCGCAGGCCATATGGGCGTCGATAAGATCGCTTTCACTGGAAGCACGGCGACAGGTAGGGCCATCATGAAAGCGGCGGCTAATAACCTCAAGAATATTACTCTTGAGTGCGGCGGAAAGAGTCCTAGCATCGTGTTTGAGGATGCGGATTTAGAGCAGGCCGTGAAATGGTGTCACGTCGGCATCATGGACAATATGGGACAAGTCCATCACCCACCCCATTCATCATCCACCAAAGCTAACAACCCCAGGTCTgcacctcaacctcgaggatTTACGTCCACGAGAACATCTATGAAGACTTCCTCAAGCGCTTCGTAGAAGTGACAAAGGAGAACCAAAAGATTGGCGATCCCTTTGGTAAAGATACCTGGCAAGGTCCCCAGGTGTCGCGCACCCAGTACGAAAAGATTGTCTCGTACATCGACCAGGGCAAGTCTTCGGGCGCACGTCTCCTGCACGGCGGCGCAAAGACGGGGTCAAAGGGCTACTACCTTGAGCCCACTGTTTTCGCTGATGCAAGTTTACATGAAGCCTTTTATTGTAGACGATGGCTAACCTGCTTAGACCACCGAAGATATGGCCATCGTTCGCGACGAAATCTTTGGCCCCGTCGTCGCAATCGCCAAGTTCCGCACCGTCGATGAGGTCGTCGCCAAGGCGAATGACACCTCGTACGGCCTGGCAGCCGCCCTCTTCACTGAGAAAGTTGCGAGGGCTCATACGGTCGCTCGCAGACTTCAGGCGGGAATGGTGTGGATCAATTCGTCGGGAGACTCGCACTTTGGCATTCCATTCGGTGGGTATAAGTCGTCCGGCATCGGAAGGGAACTTGGACAGTATGCGCTGGATGCGTATACCCAAAGCAAGGCGGTTCATGTGAATCTGGGGTCGAAGCTGTGAGCTCCAGATGAGCCTCTAGGCTGAGGATGGGTGAGTCGCAGAGTGTAACCTCTGATGAGATCACGAAAAGCACACCAGTCAATGAACCAAATATGGAGTCGTGCACAGCATTCATTACGTGGTATATACAACACGGCCCTCCTGGCCCTTGGCGTGCAATGCGTCTCTGCTGCtgtcttttccctctctctttGTCGCACGCTCCAGTGCGTCATGTGCCTCGTCTTGTCTTGCACATGTATATCCTCTTCCCTGTGTAATCCAGCCTTCCCAACTTTTGGTCTTTTTTGGCGTCGATCCTCGTAGAACCCAAGTAGGCTTGCCCGCCGGCAAAGCAGCTAAACTCCGCAAGCAGAACGAAATGAATAAAAAAAGGACATGAGGGAATATGGTATCAGATAGGTGGCGGCTAGTGATCAGGCGGGATTGAAGCCTGATGAGAACCTAGGGTCTTAACCGTGCAGACCACAGGTGCGCTCTCGCATCAGCTCGcgtcgcttcttctccttggctgtGAGGCTGTTAGCATCTATTTGATCTCATCATATGATAGCAGGTTAACTTACTTCcgtcaaagacaaggaaCTCGTGCAGACCGGATCCGACAGGCACCATGGGCAGGACAGGCACCTTCTTATCGGTGATGACCTCCAGCAGAGCAGGGCCATCAGTGTTGATCAGCCACTTCAGGGCGTCCACAACCTCGTCGGGCTTAGACACGCGACGGCTCTGGATGTGCATGgcgtcggcgagcttgatgaaGTCAGGGTTGGTCTGGTGGGTGTGGGCATATCGGTCCTCGTAGAAGATGTTCTGCCATTGTGTCACCATGCCCTGCTCCTCGTTGTTCAGGACAATGACCTTGACACCAATGTTGAACTGAGCAGCCGTGGAGAGCTCAGTCAGGGTCATGTTGAAGGAAGCATCACCGTCAATGTCAATGACGAGAGCATCAGGCTGGGCAACCTTGGCGCCAATGGCAGCAGGCAGACCATAACCCATGGTACCCAGACCACCAGAGGTGATCATAGATCGGGGGTGTCTCCATCGGAAGTGCTGGGCAGTCCACATCTGGTGCTGGCCGACACCGGTGGAGATGTAGGTCTGATCCTTGCGGTCCTCTGTGAGCTTGCTAAGCTCCTCAATCAGAGTCTGGGGCTTGATCAGACCCTGGCGCTCAGCCCGCTCGTAGTCGGACAGAGgccacttcttcttccactcgttgatcttggcaaACCACTCCTTTCGGTCCTCCATGGTCTTGGCATCAACGAAGGGCATGAGCTGCTTCAGGTTGGTAGCAACATCGCCCTCAATGGCCTCGGTGGCCTGGAcgaccttgttgatgttcttgGGCATAATCTCGAAGTGGACAATACCACCACGgccctcagcagcagcagccttggcgcCAGGGGCgaacttggcgatgctgaGAGTGACACGGTCGTCGAATCGGGCACCCAGAGCAATGATGAGATCAGCCTCCTgcatggccatgttggcgtAGGCAGCACCGTGCATGCCGAGCATGTGCAGAGACTTCTCATCGAGCTCGTCGTAGGCACCCAGACCCtggagggtggtggtgacggGGATGGAGCACTTGTCAGCCAGCTCCTTCAGCAGCTCGGGGCCGCCCTCGGAGAGGATGATGCCCTGACCAGCATAGAtgatgggcttcttggcaatgTTGACAAGCTTGCTCACGCGCTTCAGGGAagcctcgagctgcttcttgctcACCTCCATAGCGGCGCGGGAAGCAGCGCTGGGCAGAGAAGGCAGAGCGGTCTCGGTGGGGATAGCTCTCCGGAGGACACCAGCGGTGACATCCTTGGGGAGATCGACGAGGACAGGACCAGGGCGTCCGCTGGTGGCAATCTCGAAGGCCTCGTTGATACGTCGGGGAAGCTCGGCGACATTCTTAACCATCACGTTCCACTTGGTGCAGGCTCGGGAGATACCGACGACATCGGCCTCCTGGAAAGCGTCACTGCCAATGGCAGAGGTGACGACCTGACCGGTGAAAACAACCATGGGTGTTCCGTCGGACAGAGCATCCTGCATGGGAGTGATAACGTTGGTAGCACCAGGGCCAGAGGTGACGAGGACAACGCCAGGCTTGCCAGAAGCGCGGGCGTAACCCTCAGCCATGTGGCCAGCGCCTTGCTCATGGCGGGGAAGAATAAAGTCGAAGTGTTTTGAGTTGTAGATAGCATCGAAGACAGGGAGAATAGCACCACCGGGGTATCCAACTGTGACTCATGTCAGTACTATGTGCGGTGTCTGGAAGTGGTTACACGCACAGATGTGTTTCACGCCATGGCGCAGCATCATCTCGTGGAAGATTTCACCACCAGTCTTTCCAATGAACCTGTTATAACCTGGTGAGACTGCGTTCGGGATATGTAGGGACGGTGTAGGTAGCATACGACTCATCCATGTCATTCTTCCGGGGGTTGACGAGGGGTTGCACATGGCTCTGGTTCTTCTCGGCATTGAAAGCTGGGCTGGGAATATCGCGAGCTGGTCTGCAGTCGCAATGTTAGTATATGCATATTGTAATAGGTGGAAACTCGATGTGCGCATTGGGGTAATATTACCCCAGTCCTAGTGGCAAACAGGACACGAGGGGCAATCGCAACAGCGCAATCAGGAATTGGCGACTCACGCAGGAGCAGAAGTAGTCTGATTCCGTTGACCGGTGGTGATCTTCTTGGGAGCCTGGATAGCGGCGATGGCGGATGTGGTGGTGAATGATCGGGTGTGGGCGACAGCCCGGATGGCCTTTGCGGCCTGGCGTGTTCGGAGCATCGCGAACGGTTgtgaggaggagctggagctcggTGAGTCGAGGAGCCACGAGGCTCGAGGAGGGCTCAAAGGGTAGAGGGGAGATGGGGTCTAGGAGGTCAACGATTCAGGAGCAGAATCAATTGAGAGCCCAACGAGAAGCGGAGAGGGAGATATATGACGAGGAACAACCCGGGAGGcgaagggaaaaaagaggtgAAGAGTCAAAAGTCTGTTTCGCTAAAAAGAgacagaggcagaggcagaggggACCCGGGAAAAAATATCACAGCAAGTCGGACGGCCGGTGGCCGGGGTGGGACCGGCGTAGGTGTGGGGTAGGTGCCGCGCAGattgggtgatggtgactCCTTTCCCCAGCGAAAACATGGGCGGCTTGCGGTACTGCGCAGGGCAGTCGCCAGGAGCACGGGCCAGTCGCGGAGGCGCCAGACCAGAACGGCCAGAAGAGCCACTGGTGAGGGGGCGGATCGGGGGGCGCGG
This Fusarium keratoplasticum isolate Fu6.1 chromosome 6, whole genome shotgun sequence DNA region includes the following protein-coding sequences:
- a CDS encoding Acetolactate synthase; amino-acid sequence: MLRTRQAAKAIRAVAHTRSFTTTSAIAAIQAPKKITTGQRNQTTSAPAPARDIPSPAFNAEKNQSHVQPLVNPRKNDMDESFIGKTGGEIFHEMMLRHGVKHIFGYPGGAILPVFDAIYNSKHFDFILPRHEQGAGHMAEGYARASGKPGVVLVTSGPGATNVITPMQDALSDGTPMVVFTGQVVTSAIGSDAFQEADVVGISRACTKWNVMVKNVAELPRRINEAFEIATSGRPGPVLVDLPKDVTAGVLRRAIPTETALPSLPSAASRAAMEVSKKQLEASLKRVSKLVNIAKKPIIYAGQGIILSEGGPELLKELADKCSIPVTTTLQGLGAYDELDEKSLHMLGMHGAAYANMAMQEADLIIALGARFDDRVTLSIAKFAPGAKAAAAEGRGGIVHFEIMPKNINKVVQATEAIEGDVATNLKQLMPFVDAKTMEDRKEWFAKINEWKKKWPLSDYERAERQGLIKPQTLIEELSKLTEDRKDQTYISTGVGQHQMWTAQHFRWRHPRSMITSGGLGTMGYGLPAAIGAKVAQPDALVIDIDGDASFNMTLTELSTAAQFNIGVKVIVLNNEEQGMVTQWQNIFYEDRYAHTHQTNPDFIKLADAMHIQSRRVSKPDEVVDALKWLINTDGPALLEVITDKKVPVLPMVPVGSGLHEFLVFDGTKEKKRRELMRERTCGLHG